From the Streptomyces sp. Sge12 genome, the window TGCAGGCCCCGTCGGCGCCCAGGTTCCACGCCTTGACGCGGTTCTCCGGGCCCGGCTGCAGGACGATGGCGCCCGCGCCGTCGCCGACGAGGATGGACAGGTCCCGGTCGGCCGGGTTGGCCGTCAGGGTGTGGGTGTCGGAGCCGATCAGCAGGATCGGCCGGGGGTCGATGGCGATCAGTGCCATGGCGGACACGAGCCCGTAGACGAAGCCCGCGCACTCGGAGTTGACGTCGTGCGCGCTGCCGGCGATGCCGAGTTCGTGGTGGACGAACGCGGAGGTCGCCGGGGACGGCTGCTCGGGCGTGGCGGTCGCGACGATGAGGTGGGCGATGTCGGCGCCGGTCAGGCCCGCTTTGTCCAGCGCGCGCCGGCCGGCCTCGACGGCCAGGGAGGCGGTGGTCTGCCCCGGGTCGACCGCCCGCCGCTCACGGATGCCGCAGCGGCTGACGACCCAGTGCTCGTCGACGCCGAAACGTTCGGCGAGGGCTGCACTGGTGACGATGCGTTCGGGTACGGACATGCCCCACCCGGTGATGTCGAAGCCGGTCACGTCACCCCTCGCTACGCCTGAGCCGGGACGAGATCGACGATCTTCGCGTACACGTCACGCAGGGTGGTCGTGTCGTCGAGGTCGGCGAAGAGCGACTCGTCGGCCGGAATGTGCGGGTACTGGTTCTGGAATCCGTACAGCCACTCCATCAGGTCCAGCGAGTCGACGTCCGCGATGTGCTGGAGCGGGGCGTCGGGGCTGACCTCCGCGGCACCCGAGACGGCCTCGAGCTGGCTCGCCAGTTCTTCGATGGTGGGCAGCGACATGGGGTCGGTCCTCTCTCGGCAATGCAACTCGGCAGTGCGTGTCTGGTTTTCGAGAGTGATGAAATCCGGGCCCCCGCAAGGAAGCCGCAACACGGTCGTGGTCCGTGTGGGCGGACCGTCTTGCGCGCACCTTGCGGGGGATCCGGTTTTCTCGACGCGAATTCGGAAATCAAGGCCCGCCGGACACGCAGGAAAGAGGATCAGGATGACAACGGTCGCCCCCAAGTCGGTGGACCCCGAGGTCGATGCGATCAGGCACCACTACGAGGTCAGCAAC encodes:
- a CDS encoding 3-oxoacyl-ACP synthase III family protein, with the translated sequence MTGFDITGWGMSVPERIVTSAALAERFGVDEHWVVSRCGIRERRAVDPGQTTASLAVEAGRRALDKAGLTGADIAHLIVATATPEQPSPATSAFVHHELGIAGSAHDVNSECAGFVYGLVSAMALIAIDPRPILLIGSDTHTLTANPADRDLSILVGDGAGAIVLQPGPENRVKAWNLGADGACTGSLKVLAGGSRMPTTQETLDAGLHYAQINGNEIYLNAVRYTVRTVRETLESAKVDAADIDHVVPHQANIRIINSILSHTGLRPEALITNLQKYGNTASASIPIALTEALEEGRIKSGDKVLLAGFGAGMTWGSILMEWGGVAA